The genomic window TCACCGAGCATCATACCCGCCCACTGATAGTCGCTCATGGCGGAGGTTCCGGAGTCGGTCAAGAGGTCTATCCACACATCTTCGCTCTTTAAAAGAAAGGTATTCCAGCCAGCCTCTTTCATCGCCCTTTCGCGTTCCGATCGTGTCTTGATCTTGATATGCTCCACCATTTTAATTTTATAAGGTTCCGCCATCATCATTATGTCATCCATAAATCCTCCTAGTTAAAACCGGCGAAGGCCGGGGATAGGCTTATAATAAGACTCTGAAAGCGATGCAATACAGAAATCCGGCCACAAGAGCTCAGCCCAGCGCTGTTTCAGCCGTAATAGGCTATCGCTTCTATTTCGACATCCACGTTTTTGGGCAGGCTTTTCACCGCAATGCAGGCTCTGGCGGGCTTATATTCTCCAAAATATGAAGCATAGACCTCGTTTACCGCTCCAAAATTGTTCATATCCGACAGGAAGATGGTCGTTTTTGCGACATCGTTGAAAGTGAGCCCTTCTGCTGCCAGCACTTCTTTCAAGTTGTTCATAACAAGCTTTGCCTGTTCAGCGGCATTTCCGCCGAATAGTTTAAGCTCTCCGCTCTTCGGGTCGATCGGAAGCTGGCCCGAGCAAAATAAAATATTCCCAGCCTGAACGGCCTGGCTGTAGGGGCCGACGGCCTTCGGGGCATTCTCTGTCGATATCATCTTCAGAGGCATAAACAGCATCCTTTCGTTACAGTTTTCTATCAAACTATCGCACTACTTCGAACGTTCAACCCACACGTTAGCCAAAGATATAACCGTTTTTAACGCAGCCTCGATAGTCTCAACTGTATTCCATTCGTTGAGGCTGTGCATGTTCTGCATTCCTATAAATAGATTTGTCGAAATAAGCCCTCTGAAACAAAGATGACATGAGTCGTTGCCGCCGCGAACATAGTTAAGTTTCGGCGTCAGACCTATCCTCTTCATCGCCTCTTTGGCGTATTCAACCACGCGCGGATCCTTATCAAGCTCGTACTTGTAATTTTTGTATGTCTCCTTGATGTCGATATCTATCTTGGCTTTCGGAAATTCCTTGAGGAGCTCTTTCTTTATTCCAGCCAGAATGGACTTCTGTTTTTCTATCCCTTCGAGCTCGAAATCCCTTAGATAAATATCCATCTCAGCATGCCCTATTTCGCCCCTGAGATTGGCTACCCACCAGATCGGATCTCTTCCTGATGCGTTCTGAGGCCATCTACGATCATCCATTTTCGATATAAACTTAGCCAGGACCTGTGACGCGTTCAAATATATTCCCTTTCCGTATCCTGGAAATGCGGAAAAACCTTCGACGCGAATCTTCCCCATAAATCCGTTAAAACTTTCGATGTCTATCTCGCCCATTTCTCCGCCGTCGATAGTGTATGCTACATCCGCACCGAATTTTTTAAGATCGAGTTTTTCCGTTCCGACGCCTATCTCTTCATCAGGGATGATGGCTATCCTGATATCTCCATGCAGGTCATCGTTGTTATCCTTCATGTAGTGGGCGAGTTCAACTATCACTGCAATACCTGCCTTGTCATCACCCCCAAGCAAAGTTGTCCCATCGCTCGTTATGATGGTATGACCTATACAATTTTTCAGATGCGGTGCGTTCTCCGGAGTAAGTTTCAAACCAGGCTTCGCAGGATACTCAATATCGCCACCTTTATAATTTTCCACAAAGCGGGCCTTGACGTCCTTACCTGGCGCATCAAAAGAGGTGTCCAGATGTGAAAGCAGGCCTATCACTGGAACCTTTCCATAAGCGGGATGATCGTGCGGAATATTCGACTTGATCGTTGCGAAGATGAAACCGCCTTTACTCATCTCACAGTCATCTGCACCAGCGGCTATCAAATCTTCAAGCACGAGCTTTGCGAGATCAAGCTGGCCGGGGGTGCTCGGAGTAGTTTTGCTCTCCGGATCAGAGGTAGTATCTATCTTGGTATATTTGACAAACGTGTTGATCAGCCTCTTTCTATCTACCATCTCTTCCTCCAATCTTATATCGCAGTGAATTTACTGTCCTTCATTATTACCTTACCATCAACTTCGATCGTAACATCCCTGAGAATTCCATCGTTATGTGCATTGCTCGTCCAGTCGGCTCCAGTCTTATCAGGATAGGGGCTGCCCAGAGCAAGATGGACTCCCGGAAATTTTTCATCCTGAAGAAGGTTGGATATCAGCTTCTTCAAGCCAAGGTTGGTCCCGATCGCAAACTCTCCGAGCCTGTCTGAATTTTCGTCGGTGTTGAAGGTGTATTCTTCGAATTCCTTTTTAAGCTCTGCATTGGCACATTTAACGCTCCCCTTCACACAACGTCCGTTTTTAAGCTCATACGTAAGAGGGGTTGAAGATATATCGCCGTATTTCTTGTTGAAAAAGTCTCCGAAACATCCATCGACTACAACCCTGCCGTTGATGTCAGCCGGAAATGTAAAGATTTCACCATCAGGCAGATTGCTCCATGCCCCGGGTTTTATATTGCCATCGCATAGAACCCATCTGTATTTATCATTGTCAATATCAGCGGTAAAATCGCTGCCGCCTCTAGATGTAACGCGAATCTTCCTTGCTTTGGAAACTATATCGTGAACTTTTTTCGTAACATCCTGGATCTGGGCGTAGTCCGATGCCATGCCCTGCCCCATCATCGCCTCTATAAAATTTGGCATATGACCATGGCGTATCTTCATTTCTTCAACGATCTTCAACATCGGAATTCTAAAGCTCTCCAGTTCCCCCTTCTTACCCTGAGCGACGTAGATGCTGACGGTACAATTTTTAAGCGTGTCGGCAATTTCATCTGGAAACCTGAGCGGAGTCGAGCCGTCATCAGGTCTCGATCCATAATTTTCCATGATGAACTTGACAACCTCCGCCCCGGCATTTTTTGCCTCATCGTAGAGAGTAGCAGCGAGATAATCCGTGTCCTTATCGGTTATGATCGCCATCTTTTCACCACGCTGAACCTTGAGACAGTTAACTATAGCCTGTTTGGCGCCGAATTTTACCTCTGCGCTTACCATAGAACCTCCTTCTTTTTAAACGAAAACCCCCCGCCGGTGGCGGGGGGCCCCAAAGCCTGTTAGGCCGATTCCTTCTTCGCCCTCTTCGCATCCGTATAAACATAGACGCAAAGGACGCAAAGCATGACCGCACCGAGCCAGTTCCCGAAAACTCCATCGTTGTGGAAGCTCGGAAGGATGTTTACTTCGTAGCTCGTCTCTATAAATCTGATCACTGAACCAATAACACCCATTAGAGCTCCACCTGCGATAAAACCGGATGCGATGAGAGTTCCTCTCTCACGCCTGACGTTTGCGAGGCCCGTGTCGCCCTTCGCACTCTTCTGAACGAAGTGGGCGATTATAGCACCGAGAAGAACCGGCATGTTGTATGCCATAGGTATGTACATACCCAGAGCGAACGCCAGAGGTGCTATGCCAAGGAGCTCCATGATGATGGCGATTACTGCGCCTATTCCGTAGAGCAGCCACGGAGCGCCCTGAGCTGACATGACGCCCTTTATGATTGCGGCCATGGCGTTTGCCTGCGGAGCAGGAAGCGGTTTCGGATGCAGTTCGGAGACAACAAAACCATCGACGCGATTCAGCATTATTATGACCGCTGCAACTGTTGCCGCAGCAAAAAGCGTTCCTAAAATCTTGCACCATTGCTGTCTGGATGGCGTAGAGCCTATCCAGTACCCGACCTTCAGGTCGGTGATAAGTCCGCCGGCCATAGAAAGAGATGTGCAGACCATGCCTCCGATGAGAAGCGCCGCCATCATCCCCTGCGGACCGGAGAGCCCCGCAGCCACCAGGATAACGCAGGAAAGAATCAGCGTTATTATCGTCATACCGGAGACGGGGTTGATTCCCACGATGGCAATCGCCCTCGCAGAAACCGTGGTAAAGAGAAACGAGACCAGGAAGACCACCGCAAGAGCTACCAAGCTGAGTGAGGAGGGATTTACCTGATCGTCAAGGACGGAATATCTGAAGAATATCCAAGATCCTACGATTAGAGCGAGCAGCATAAGAAGGATGACCGGCATAGGTATATCTCTCTGCGTTCTCTCTACCTTCGTCTCCCCTTCACGCCCCCTTCTGGACTCGAAGGCCTCTCTGAAGCCCTTCGTGAAGGCCTGGACTATTATCGGCATGGCTTTTATTATTCCGATGAGGCCTGCCGCGAAAATTCCACCGATACCTATGTATCTGACGTAGTTTCCAAAGATCTGGTGAGCGCTCATCGAGGCAATCGTCGTTCCCTCCGCCGCAGGGGGAATCGCAACGGGGATGAAGCCGCCGAGGTAGTTGAAAAACGGTACGAAGATGAACCATGACAGCATCGAACCGCAGGCGATGATAAGGGCGTAGCGCAATCCGACTATGTATCCAAGCCCGAGAACGGCAGCCCCGGTATTGATGGTAAAAACAGCCTTAACCTTGTCGGTCAAAGGAGCCATGAAACCTATCATAGCCGTCGTAAATTCCTCGGCCCATGAATGCATAGCAAGTACCAGAAAATCGTATAGGCCGCCGATCGCCATCGCGACTGCGAGGATCTTGGCCTGAGCGCCGCCCTTCTCCCCGGCGACGAGAACCTCGGTCGTCGCAGTGGCTTCTGGAAAGGGGAGCTTGCCGTGCTGATCGGAGACAAAATATCTGCGAAGCGGGACCAGATAGATGACGCCTATGATGCCGCCCATAGTAGCAGCGAGGAAAATCTGCATCAGGTTCACATGTGCATCCAACCCCAGTATGAAGAGCGCGGGGAGCGTGAAGATAGCCCCGGCAACAACCAGCCCCGAGGCGGCGCCGATCGACTGTATTACCACGTTTTCAAGTATCGTGGATTTTCGCCTGAACAGCTGACCAAGGCCAACCGCCAGAATCGCTATCGGTATCGCAGCCTCAAATACCTGAGCGATCTTGAGACCAAGATAGGCTGCAGCGCCCGAAAACAGGATCGCCATCAGGATACCCATGAAGATAGCCCTGAAGGTGAGCTCTTTCACATTGTCGTTCGCACCGACTATCGGCGTGTAAACTTCACCGGGCTTTAGCTCGGTGTACGCATTTGCCGGCAACCCGGACTTTCCGCTTGAGACCTGCATACAACCCCCTTGGTTATAAAAACAGCGCCCCAGGATTACCCCTGTCGGCGCCGCATCGTGTCCTACTTATATAATGATATGATAAAATGTTTTAGATATGCCACCATCAAAGCCTCCACATCATCGATTGGTCAACGTTTGTATTTAACGGGATAATCTTTGTCAACAATACATCCCTTTTTTAAGCACTAGGATTGACTCGGAGAACGCAGTACTATAATTAAGGAACCTCTGAGAAACTAGCGGTAAGCGCCTCTAAAAACACTATTATGA from Myxococcales bacterium includes these protein-coding regions:
- a CDS encoding RidA family protein, whose translation is MPLKMISTENAPKAVGPYSQAVQAGNILFCSGQLPIDPKSGELKLFGGNAAEQAKLVMNNLKEVLAAEGLTFNDVAKTTIFLSDMNNFGAVNEVYASYFGEYKPARACIAVKSLPKNVDVEIEAIAYYG
- the pepT gene encoding peptidase T; amino-acid sequence: MVDRKRLINTFVKYTKIDTTSDPESKTTPSTPGQLDLAKLVLEDLIAAGADDCEMSKGGFIFATIKSNIPHDHPAYGKVPVIGLLSHLDTSFDAPGKDVKARFVENYKGGDIEYPAKPGLKLTPENAPHLKNCIGHTIITSDGTTLLGGDDKAGIAVIVELAHYMKDNNDDLHGDIRIAIIPDEEIGVGTEKLDLKKFGADVAYTIDGGEMGEIDIESFNGFMGKIRVEGFSAFPGYGKGIYLNASQVLAKFISKMDDRRWPQNASGRDPIWWVANLRGEIGHAEMDIYLRDFELEGIEKQKSILAGIKKELLKEFPKAKIDIDIKETYKNYKYELDKDPRVVEYAKEAMKRIGLTPKLNYVRGGNDSCHLCFRGLISTNLFIGMQNMHSLNEWNTVETIEAALKTVISLANVWVERSK
- a CDS encoding aminopeptidase; the protein is MVSAEVKFGAKQAIVNCLKVQRGEKMAIITDKDTDYLAATLYDEAKNAGAEVVKFIMENYGSRPDDGSTPLRFPDEIADTLKNCTVSIYVAQGKKGELESFRIPMLKIVEEMKIRHGHMPNFIEAMMGQGMASDYAQIQDVTKKVHDIVSKARKIRVTSRGGSDFTADIDNDKYRWVLCDGNIKPGAWSNLPDGEIFTFPADINGRVVVDGCFGDFFNKKYGDISSTPLTYELKNGRCVKGSVKCANAELKKEFEEYTFNTDENSDRLGEFAIGTNLGLKKLISNLLQDEKFPGVHLALGSPYPDKTGADWTSNAHNDGILRDVTIEVDGKVIMKDSKFTAI
- a CDS encoding oligopeptide transporter, OPT family, encoding MQVSSGKSGLPANAYTELKPGEVYTPIVGANDNVKELTFRAIFMGILMAILFSGAAAYLGLKIAQVFEAAIPIAILAVGLGQLFRRKSTILENVVIQSIGAASGLVVAGAIFTLPALFILGLDAHVNLMQIFLAATMGGIIGVIYLVPLRRYFVSDQHGKLPFPEATATTEVLVAGEKGGAQAKILAVAMAIGGLYDFLVLAMHSWAEEFTTAMIGFMAPLTDKVKAVFTINTGAAVLGLGYIVGLRYALIIACGSMLSWFIFVPFFNYLGGFIPVAIPPAAEGTTIASMSAHQIFGNYVRYIGIGGIFAAGLIGIIKAMPIIVQAFTKGFREAFESRRGREGETKVERTQRDIPMPVILLMLLALIVGSWIFFRYSVLDDQVNPSSLSLVALAVVFLVSFLFTTVSARAIAIVGINPVSGMTIITLILSCVILVAAGLSGPQGMMAALLIGGMVCTSLSMAGGLITDLKVGYWIGSTPSRQQWCKILGTLFAAATVAAVIIMLNRVDGFVVSELHPKPLPAPQANAMAAIIKGVMSAQGAPWLLYGIGAVIAIIMELLGIAPLAFALGMYIPMAYNMPVLLGAIIAHFVQKSAKGDTGLANVRRERGTLIASGFIAGGALMGVIGSVIRFIETSYEVNILPSFHNDGVFGNWLGAVMLCVLCVYVYTDAKRAKKESA